In Paenibacillus sp. J23TS9, a single genomic region encodes these proteins:
- a CDS encoding sensor histidine kinase encodes MNSLYSLIKSKSFVLRRLSIKNRLLAAFIITSLLPVVFVSVYSNMKYENSITNKISAYSMQILDELSQNATRELEQYETLSENIIINHFIQNGLPQFDAMSDYEKNQLQTQIGDEMGQQIFQLGNISNVMILTNSGESFFDLGFELYPAKQIQSMLEETKQSFGNAYWTYLRSSRGTNTIALSRRIYAEDKLNKQLGYLIIFIDEKVFSRNIYKFVNLGSGSSIYISDANGMVISSLSDDIPKGGHFADKEVFSPIDRQFNREGNLTAFHTDVGKHQFLVASSYIRSANWFFVGMIPQKFIVSELSDMRRNIVYICLVILLLSGMISMWIYFTISNPMRSLLLYAKQVRMGRLEATTSTRSAYPDEMDKLTETIDGMVEQLKQLIGQVQSEQQAKRDAELKMLQAQINPHFLFNTLNSLKWSAMLGGNESVTNGIESLSELLRSTIMVKDEFIPLQTEIENLIHYANIQRIRYGDSFVLNTEVDEEMAVNLVPKFILQPIVENSILHGVGDDERRVGIWVKATRQNHVLTIRITDNGKGFDMEHVKEKRESHSKLSGLGIANVDERIKLHFGAVFGLVTSSVVGEGTETVITLPVYTSEEDLERYV; translated from the coding sequence ATGAATTCACTATATTCCCTGATCAAAAGCAAATCTTTCGTGCTGCGGCGGCTGTCAATCAAGAACAGGCTGCTGGCAGCCTTCATCATCACCTCGCTTCTTCCGGTTGTATTCGTGAGCGTGTACTCGAATATGAAATACGAAAACTCGATTACGAATAAAATCAGTGCCTACTCCATGCAGATTCTGGATGAGCTGTCTCAGAATGCAACGCGTGAGCTTGAGCAGTATGAAACCTTGAGCGAGAACATTATCATCAACCATTTTATCCAAAATGGGCTGCCGCAGTTTGACGCCATGAGCGATTACGAGAAAAACCAGCTGCAAACCCAAATCGGGGATGAAATGGGACAGCAAATATTTCAACTTGGCAATATCAGTAATGTGATGATTCTGACCAACAGCGGGGAGTCATTTTTTGACCTTGGCTTTGAGCTGTACCCGGCGAAACAAATTCAATCGATGCTGGAAGAGACGAAGCAGTCCTTTGGAAACGCTTACTGGACGTACCTCCGTTCCAGCCGCGGGACCAATACGATTGCCCTCAGCCGCAGAATATATGCCGAGGATAAGCTGAACAAGCAGCTGGGCTATCTGATTATCTTTATCGATGAAAAGGTATTTTCACGCAATATTTATAAATTTGTGAACCTCGGATCGGGCAGCAGCATTTACATATCCGATGCAAATGGAATGGTGATATCGTCCTTGTCGGATGACATTCCGAAAGGAGGCCATTTTGCGGACAAGGAAGTATTCAGTCCCATTGATAGACAGTTTAACCGTGAGGGAAATCTGACCGCTTTCCATACGGATGTGGGCAAGCACCAGTTTCTTGTGGCGAGCTCGTATATCCGTTCGGCAAATTGGTTTTTTGTCGGGATGATTCCGCAAAAATTCATTGTCTCGGAGCTGTCAGACATGCGGAGAAATATCGTGTACATTTGCCTGGTGATTCTTCTACTGTCCGGTATGATTTCGATGTGGATTTATTTTACGATCAGTAATCCCATGCGCTCGCTTCTGCTGTATGCCAAGCAGGTCCGGATGGGGCGGCTTGAGGCAACGACGAGCACCCGTTCCGCGTATCCGGATGAAATGGATAAATTGACGGAAACGATCGACGGGATGGTGGAGCAGCTCAAGCAGCTGATCGGACAGGTGCAGTCGGAGCAGCAGGCGAAGCGTGATGCGGAGTTGAAGATGCTCCAGGCCCAGATCAATCCGCATTTTCTCTTTAATACCCTGAATTCCCTGAAATGGAGCGCCATGCTGGGAGGGAACGAGTCGGTTACGAATGGCATCGAATCATTGTCAGAGCTGCTGCGCAGCACGATCATGGTGAAGGATGAGTTCATTCCATTACAAACGGAGATTGAGAATTTGATTCATTATGCCAACATACAGCGTATACGTTATGGTGATTCTTTTGTGCTGAATACGGAAGTGGATGAAGAGATGGCCGTTAATTTGGTTCCAAAATTTATTTTACAGCCGATTGTAGAGAATTCCATTCTTCACGGAGTCGGTGATGATGAAAGAAGGGTCGGCATTTGGGTGAAGGCAACCCGGCAAAACCATGTGCTGACCATCCGCATAACCGATAATGGAAAGGGCTTTGATATGGAACATGTCAAAGAAAAGCGCGAATCCCATTCCAAGCTGTCAGGCCTCGGGATTGCCAATGTGGATGAGAGAATCAAGCTGCATTTCGGCGCAGTCTTTGGTCTAGTCACATCCAGTGTTGTCGGTGAGGGTACCGAGACGGTCATTACACTTCCGGTCTATACAAGCGAGGAGGATTTAGAGCGATATGTATAA